A genomic window from Myotis daubentonii chromosome 4, mMyoDau2.1, whole genome shotgun sequence includes:
- the DCTN5 gene encoding dynactin subunit 5 isoform X2 → MKPATETIVMNDCIIRGDLANVRVGRHCVVKSRSVIRPPFKKFSKGVAFFPLHIGDHVFIEEDCVVNAAQIGSYVHVGKNCVIGRRCVLKDCCKILDNTVLPPETVVPPFTVFSGCPGLFSGELPECTQELMIDVTKSYYQKFLPLTQV, encoded by the exons ACCATTGTGATGAATGACTGTATTATCCGAGGGGATCTGGCAAATGTAAGAGTTGGACGTCATTGTGTTGTGAAAAGTCGGAGTGTCATAAGGCCACCGTTCAAGAAATTCAGCAAAGG GGTTGCATTCTTCCCTTTACATATTGGGGACCACGTTTTTATTGAGGAAGATTGTGTGGTCAACGCGGCTCAGATTGGCTCTTACGTTCATGTTGGCAAGAACTGTGTGATT GGGCGCCGGTGTGTGTTGAAAGACTGCTGCAAAATTCTTGACAACACAGTACTACCCCCAGAAACGGTGGTCCCACCATTCACTGTCTTCTCAGGCTGCCCAG GACTCTTCTCGGGGGAGCTTCCAGAATGTACCCAGGAGCTGATGATTGACGTCACCAAGAGCTACTACCAGAAGTTTTTGCCCCTGACTCAGGTCTAA